In Oreochromis aureus strain Israel breed Guangdong linkage group 15, ZZ_aureus, whole genome shotgun sequence, a single genomic region encodes these proteins:
- the LOC120433201 gene encoding scavenger receptor cysteine-rich type 1 protein M130-like: MILILDEKQQFIFHLSLGLLSLLQFTECEKIRLVGPSCCSGRVEVFHQDSWGTVCDDEWSIANAEVVCRELNCGTAMEAKNGASFGRGKDEIWLDDVQCVGNESSVLQCQHKPFGQNNCGHNEDAGVVCSGQRKSNITIHQQLATNTILGSTIAAWREHIRASEIALSLSTPTQQQYQQRTELAVKQLQQQSPQEFLSLHMPAETSFACLFAGLPPGGYVVGG; this comes from the exons ATGATCCTCATTTTGgatgaaaaacaacaatttatttttcacttgTCTCTTG GCCTGTTGAGTTTGCTGCAGTTTACAG aatgtgaaaaaattaGGCTGGTCGGACCTTCATGTTGCTCTGGCAGAGTGGAGGTCTTCCACCAAGACAGCTGGGGAACTGTCTGTGATGATGAGTGGAGCATTGCCAATGCTGAGGTGGTGTGTCGAGAGCTAAACTGTGGGACAGCTATGGAGGCCAAAAATGGTGCTTCCTTTGGACGTGGAAAGGATGAGATCTGGTTGGATGATGTACAGTGTGTTGGGAATGAGTCTTCCGTCCTTCAGTGTCAGCACAAACCGTTTGGGCAAAATAACTGTGGCCACAATGAAGATGCAGGAGTGGTCTGTTCAG GCCAGAGAAAATCCAACATCACCATCCACCAACAATTAGCCACGAACACCATTCTGGGCAGCACCATAGCTGCGTGGAGGGAGCACATCAGGGCCAGTGAGattgctctctccctctccacgCCGACACAGCAGCAGTACCAGCAGCGAACCGAGCTCGCCGTGaagcagcttcagcagcagtCGCCACAGGAATTCCTCTCTCTCCACATGCCAGCCGAGACCTCGTTTGCCTGCCTGTTCGCCGGCCTCCCTCCTGGCGGCTATGTGGTCGGAGGATGA